The following coding sequences lie in one Silene latifolia isolate original U9 population chromosome 5, ASM4854445v1, whole genome shotgun sequence genomic window:
- the LOC141657571 gene encoding uncharacterized protein LOC141657571 — translation METNLKNDAVSHYNPNDDDDYNDDSNCSTPYVSAPSSPGHRLPPPSGFFFYSAPTSPMHYVTSAAASAASTTASPACNSFEFEFTSRFDSPATADELFLNGQIRPMKLCAHLSRPQLHDTIEEGDESDEEGECDVVSERSRDGRRLRNRSQRRRTRSMSPLRSTTSLDWLLNSDDLAADTPPDTAAPTEDIPASASSSRCSSAGRSSKRWVFLKDFLRSKSEGSSNNKFWHNINVSFSPSKEKEKRTETAKEKEVTAKKKTAATAAAKRRSAHEMHYAANRAQAEEMRKKTYLPYRQGLLGCLGFNSKSYGALNGFARALNPVSSR, via the coding sequence ATGGAAACCAACCTCAAAAACGACGCCGTTTCACACTACAACCCCAACGATGACGACGACTACAATGACGACAGCAACTGCTCCACTCCTTACGTCAGCGCTCCTTCTAGCCCCGGCCACCGCCTTCCTCCTCCTTCTGGATTCTTCTTCTACAGCGCTCCTACCTCTCCCATGCACTACGTCACCTCCGCTGCCGCTTCCGCCGCGTCAACCACCGCCTCGCCTGCGTGTAACTCATTTGAGTTCGAGTTCACCTCGCGATTCGACTCACCTGCTACCGCTGATGAGTTGTTCCTCAACGGTCAGATCCGTCCGATGAAGCTCTGCGCTCATCTCAGCCGTCCGCAACTCCACGATACTATTGAAGAAGGAGATGAAAGTGATGAAGAAGGTGAATGCGACGTCGTTTCGGAAAGATCTAGAGACGGTAGACGTCTTCGTAACAGATCTCAGCGTCGGAGAACACGATCGATGTCTCCGCTTCGTAGTACGACGTCGTTGGACTGGCTTCTCAACTCCGACGACCTCGCCGCCGATACTCCGCCGGATACGGCGGCTCCGACGGAGGATATTCCGGCGTCGGCGAGCTCGTCCAGGTGTTCTTCGGCGGGGAGGAGCTCGAAGCGGTGGGTGTTTCTCAAGGATTTCTTGAGGAGTAAGAGTGAAGGAAGCAGTAACAACAAGTTTTGGCATAACATCAACGTTTCCTTCTCACCTTCgaaggagaaggagaagaggaCGGAGACGGCGAAAGAGAAGGAAGTTACGGCGAAGAAGAAGACGGCGGCGACAGCGGCAGCGAAACGGAGGTCAGCGCACGAGATGCATTACGCAGCGAACAGAGCACAAGCGGAGGAGATGAGGAAGAAGACGTATTTGCCGTATAGGCAAGGGTTGTTAGGGTGTTTAGGGTTTAATTCCAAGAGTTATGGTGCTCTTAATGGCTTTGCTAGAGCCCTAAATCCTGTCTCCTCTaggtaa